The Neomonachus schauinslandi chromosome 11, ASM220157v2, whole genome shotgun sequence genome contains a region encoding:
- the LOC110575996 gene encoding acidic fibroblast growth factor intracellular-binding protein isoform X2 encodes MTSELDIFVGNTTLIDEDVYRLWLDGYSVSDAVALRVRSGILEQTGATAAVLQSDTMDHYRTFHMLERLLHAPPKLLHQLIFQIPPSRQALLIERYYAFDEAFVREVLGKKLSKGTKKDLDDISTKTGITLKSCRRQFDNFKRVFKVVEEMRGSLVDNIQQHFLLSDRLARDYAAIVFFANNRFETGKKKLQYLSFGDFAYCAELMIQNWTLGAVDSQVDDMDVDLDKEFLQDLKELKMLVADKDLLDLHKSLVCTALRGKLGVFSEMEANFKNLSRGLVNVAAKLTHNKDVRDLFVDLVEKFVEPCRSDHWPLSDVRLFLNQYSASVHSLDGFRHQALWDRYMGTLRGCLLRLYHD; translated from the exons ATGACCAGCGAGCTGGACATCTTCGTAGGGAACACGACCCTCATCGACGAGGACGTGTATCGCCTCTGGCTGGATGGTTACTCGG TGAGCGACGCGGTGGCCCTGAGGGTGCGCTCGGGAATCCTGGAGCAGACGGGCGCCACGGCGGCCGTGCTGCAGAGCGACACCATGGACCACTACCGTACTTTCCACATGCTCGAGCGCCTGCTGCACGCACCGCCCAAGCTGTTGCACCAGCTCATCTTCCAGATCCCGCCCTCCCGACAGGCGCTGCTCATCGAGAG GTACTATGCCTTTGACGAGGCCTTTGTGCGGGAGGTCCTGGGCAAGAAGCTGTCCAAGGGCACCAAGAAAGACCTGGACGACATCAGCACCAAAACAGGCATCACCCTCAAGAGCTGCCGGAGACAA TTTGACAACTTTAAGCGAGTCTTCAAGGTGGTGGAGGAAATGCGGGGCTCCCTGGTGGATAACATTCAGCAACACTTCCTCCTGTCTGACCGGTTGGCCAG GGACTATGCGGCCATCGTCTTCTTTGCCAACAACCGTTTCgagacagggaagaaaaaacTGCAGTATCTGAGCTTTGGTGACTTTGCCTACTGTGCTGAGCTGATGATCCAGAACTGGACCCTCGGAGCCGTCG ACTCCCAGGTGGATGACATGGATGTGGATCTAGACAAGGAGTTTCTCCAGGACTTGAAGGAGCTCAAAATGCTTGTGGCTGACAAGGACCTTCTGGACCTGCACAAGAG CCTGGTGTGTACTGCCCTTCGGGGAAAGCTTGGTGTCTTCTCTGAGATGGAAGCCAACTTCAAG AACCTGTCCCGGGGGCTGGTGAACGTGGCTGCCAAGCTGACCCACAATAAGGATGTCAGAGACCTGTTTGTGGACCTCGTGGAGAAG TTCGTGGAACCCTGCCGTTCTGACCACTGGCCACTGAGTGATGTGCGGCTCTTCTTGAATCAGTATTCGGCATCCGTCCACTCCCTGGATGGCTTCCG GCACCAGGCCCTCTGGGATCGCTACATGGGCACCCTCCGTGGCTGCCTCCTGCGCCTCTATCATGACTGA
- the LOC110575996 gene encoding acidic fibroblast growth factor intracellular-binding protein isoform X1 — translation MTSELDIFVGNTTLIDEDVYRLWLDGYSVSDAVALRVRSGILEQTGATAAVLQSDTMDHYRTFHMLERLLHAPPKLLHQLIFQIPPSRQALLIERYYAFDEAFVREVLGKKLSKGTKKDLDDISTKTGITLKSCRRQFDNFKRVFKVVEEMRGSLVDNIQQHFLLSDRLARDYAAIVFFANNRFETGKKKLQYLSFGDFAYCAELMIQNWTLGAVGETPPHPDSQVDDMDVDLDKEFLQDLKELKMLVADKDLLDLHKSLVCTALRGKLGVFSEMEANFKNLSRGLVNVAAKLTHNKDVRDLFVDLVEKFVEPCRSDHWPLSDVRLFLNQYSASVHSLDGFRHQALWDRYMGTLRGCLLRLYHD, via the exons ATGACCAGCGAGCTGGACATCTTCGTAGGGAACACGACCCTCATCGACGAGGACGTGTATCGCCTCTGGCTGGATGGTTACTCGG TGAGCGACGCGGTGGCCCTGAGGGTGCGCTCGGGAATCCTGGAGCAGACGGGCGCCACGGCGGCCGTGCTGCAGAGCGACACCATGGACCACTACCGTACTTTCCACATGCTCGAGCGCCTGCTGCACGCACCGCCCAAGCTGTTGCACCAGCTCATCTTCCAGATCCCGCCCTCCCGACAGGCGCTGCTCATCGAGAG GTACTATGCCTTTGACGAGGCCTTTGTGCGGGAGGTCCTGGGCAAGAAGCTGTCCAAGGGCACCAAGAAAGACCTGGACGACATCAGCACCAAAACAGGCATCACCCTCAAGAGCTGCCGGAGACAA TTTGACAACTTTAAGCGAGTCTTCAAGGTGGTGGAGGAAATGCGGGGCTCCCTGGTGGATAACATTCAGCAACACTTCCTCCTGTCTGACCGGTTGGCCAG GGACTATGCGGCCATCGTCTTCTTTGCCAACAACCGTTTCgagacagggaagaaaaaacTGCAGTATCTGAGCTTTGGTGACTTTGCCTACTGTGCTGAGCTGATGATCCAGAACTGGACCCTCGGAGCCGTCGGTGAGACCCCCcctcacccag ACTCCCAGGTGGATGACATGGATGTGGATCTAGACAAGGAGTTTCTCCAGGACTTGAAGGAGCTCAAAATGCTTGTGGCTGACAAGGACCTTCTGGACCTGCACAAGAG CCTGGTGTGTACTGCCCTTCGGGGAAAGCTTGGTGTCTTCTCTGAGATGGAAGCCAACTTCAAG AACCTGTCCCGGGGGCTGGTGAACGTGGCTGCCAAGCTGACCCACAATAAGGATGTCAGAGACCTGTTTGTGGACCTCGTGGAGAAG TTCGTGGAACCCTGCCGTTCTGACCACTGGCCACTGAGTGATGTGCGGCTCTTCTTGAATCAGTATTCGGCATCCGTCCACTCCCTGGATGGCTTCCG GCACCAGGCCCTCTGGGATCGCTACATGGGCACCCTCCGTGGCTGCCTCCTGCGCCTCTATCATGACTGA